Within Anopheles nili chromosome 3, idAnoNiliSN_F5_01, whole genome shotgun sequence, the genomic segment GGAAGCTGCAAGCTCAGAGTTGTTTTCTAAACTGTCACCGATTGATTGGTAAGCATTTGCTTTACACGAACttttggcgctttttttttcgttgttcgaAAAACTTACACCTGGGGGGTTGAAGAAATGgcaatattttcaaataaatttgtcATTAAAGTTAGTCCTTGGGTGAAACTTTCGTAAGCTTACGGGCAAAATACTGCTACCCCGAGTACGCTTTAATCTGctttcgagcgcgcgcgaagTGATCGTTATACTTTGTGTTGATTCAAAATTTCAGCCGCCTATGATCCCGTAAGCTACGTGCTTTCATTTCCTTTGCTCATTTGACCTTCGCGAGCGGTAAACATACCTGCCTCACAAAAAGCCGTGTTatcttcgttcgttttgggtgggtggtgggaagtGATTTAATGAATTAATGAGCCCTTCGGTTTGAGCTCTTCAATCACACGCACTTCGCCTAATGCGGCTCGTGCCATTTCCGGCCTTTCGTCGGCCGCATGCCGGCGAATCCTTGCGGCGAACATCCCGACAAAAAACGCCGACTCCATCTGTACTTATCCCATCCATCACGTAAATGATTGGTTCCGTGGAGGGGATGGCTTCTTTTGCagtattttgtttcgatttacATTCGCCATTCAAGCACGCTGCACTTTCCGTTAATTTGCAAATCCGCAAATGTGAAAAATTTGCTTCTCCCATCCGAAGGAGCAAAGTTTCGTTTCGGGAGCTTACCGTCAGCTTCGAGCTCCTGGCGTTACCGTCCGAACCCGTGCCGGCGATTTCATGCGTCTTTTTGCTTGCCTTCGAGCATGGTAATCTCGCAAGAAAAAGCAGCTAGTAAACCGTACTCGTAACATCGTCTATTTCTTTGCCCTGTTCGATTCAGTTCCGGTGTCAACACGACGAACGTCCACGTCCAAAGGAAGCTCTATCCTTTTCGCCTTCAATTTCACTGCACACAACAATAACTGAACGCGAGCGAGCTGGGAAAACGGTCAAAAGAATTCGAAAGAATGAGCGACCGGCgattggggagggaaaaaaaacactccccccccccagtaGGGAAATGTTTAAAAGCGATCTTTGCTTGCCGCGGGAATTCCGGCAAACTCATGTGCAAGTATGtttgcatttcgttcgcttttacCCGCGCACAAGCTAACCTTTCACTGTCGTCAACTTTGTCCCCGTGGTGCTCTGGACCGGTACGAACCGACAACAAGTACGGCACAACGATGTAGCCGGGTTTTTCATTTTAGTTCAGTACCAGCCGGTGGTAAATGCCTTCAAGGTGTTGCCTTGCCGTAGACTTTGAACGTCGTAGCGATTGATCttgcgtcgtttttttttttttgctcgctcaaATTCCCCACCAGTTATCCGCCGGGTGAATTCTTAAACGAAGCATCGCCAAGGATCCTGTAAGGATAATCGATTCATTCAGTGTCCCCTATTCAAATAGGAACTTCAGCAGCGCAACCCGCTCGTTCGGCAGGTACAAAAGCTTAACTTGTGCATCTCATCGGCATGCTTCTTCCCATTCTCAACCAGCGAGTGTTGTGTCAGCagttcgagaagccaacggtGCAACCTGTTCACGCTTGTTTGCCGGTCATTGTCTGCCTGAGTTCAAGCCTACGTTCTATGCGTTCGATTCGGCGTGGGCTGTGGGACAACCGGCACATGGCACTCCCGGCAGAGCCAGTAGCAGAACCGCTCGCGGAGGTCCTTGAAGCGTAGTAGACCGAAGAATGCTTCAACATTCCTCCCCAAAACGGcgatacgcacacacacacacacacccacccaccgatcggCTACTTCTAATGCATAACCTTTAACGCCGGTTAAGTGTTCCGAGTGGTTGGTGCGAGTTGACACGGGGCAACTATGGGGGCCTCTTTCGGTAACTGATAGCGTGTTATCACGATCCCACTACACCTCTGTGGCGcgtgcgagagaaagagagaaagagagtgagagtaagagagagagcaaatgCTCTGGTTTTCCACGAACAGGACACAGTTTCCCGCTCACATTGCCCGCTTGAACGGGAAAAGCCAGTCGCGTATCCTTTGCTGGCTCTCTGCTACCAACGCAGCTCGTTGCTCTCCGTCTCTCACTCgacacggtggaaaagcggaaaacccCACAACAGGATGCATGGGATGAGGCGAACGAATCTGCAAGCGCGTTTGCTAGATATTCGCTGACGGTGGGCAAAATCCGGCCAGTTCGCATTGACGCTTACGCGCGGAAAGATCGAATCTCGACCTCCTCGTCTACGGCGCGGCTCGAAGGATCGCGCTCGAAACATCGCGTAACGTGCCGGGCAAGCGTTATGGAAGGCTCCACGTGAACCACACCACCCGGAGTCGGTTACCCGGAACGGAAAAGCTCCCAATAATTAAGCGTACTCGTGAGGATAATTGCGTgtgtcgaagaaaaaaaaagggaacaaaaaagaaattggGAAGGCTCACAAGAGCACAACAGGCTCCGGCAGACAAAAAGGAAGCGCACCGATTTGCACGCGTTTTAAAGTGGCGCTAGGCTTTTGGAAGGGAAGGCGAGTATGAACATGAGTGGCACCGCACTTGGCGAGGATTTAAAAGCATCGGGTGTCCTGGTGAAGTGTTAAACGATCGCCGGCGGGCCTCTTGAGCGAAATTTCGTTTTACCGAGCCCGTTCAGTGCGCGCGGACCAAGCGGACTCACCCATCATCGGGGCATCCTTGGAGATCCTTCCTGCATCCGGCAGCAGGAGAGAGAGCAAGGTAAGAGTAGAAATGAACATTTTGAAGGGATCAGCGTGCTTGCGGTGTACGTCGAGTGGTTTGGTCGGATGGAGTGAATGCCCGGGGCCCTTTTCTGCTTTAATCAAGTGTTCACATTTCCGATGCATTGCTGACTTACTGCGGCTTGAGGATAAGGATAAGTATGTCGGCTGGGAACGTCTTTACGGTGCttcggtgccgtttttcttctgtgtgtgCTGGTGATGCGCCGAACTACaccaccgttcgttcgttgaaaTATTAACTTTTTTCCTGGAGCATGTTCAATATTAGTGCCGGAACAAAAATAGGTTCGTCCTGTTTGCTTGTGTCGAGGAGCAATGGGAGAGTATTCAATCAGCGTCCAAGAAACGTCAAATTTAATCAACCAGCAGTGCTTATGATCTCGAGCCAGTTATGAAGTTCCTACGGTGGCTATTGACAAATAACTTCCTCCTGGGAGTGTGCCGTACGCTTTAAGAGTCCTGCATGTGTCAGTTAGCAGTTCTGCTGTCGTGGGCAAAAGTTCTAGAACAGTTTCTCACGAAACAGCCTGCAGCCTTTTACTCCAAATTGGGCAACCATCTCGGAATGCTTGGTCATGTTTCCGAGAGTTTGTCGGTGTACCGTTTGTCGCCAAATTTTCGGATGAAGTTCGATCTTGCGTCCAGCATTTGTCGCAGTACTTCCGGTCAGAACATCAGCGTTAGCGCAGGTTCTGTAGCCTGCTGTAGAAGCAGATGTGGTGTAATTTATGAAAATCCCCGCCttagggagagaaaaaataatagacGCCGTGcgttattgtttgatttttgtgtgGCACACTCTACGCGACGGTCACGGTCAATGCGATATTGCACGGCAGTAACAAAACCTTCCCGGAAGCTGAAAATCTCGGGCAAGTATCAATATTACCGCCCGGCTTGTGGGCTCGATCCACATTTTTCTGCCGATAATAAATTCTAATGACGCATTCCCCGTAagcggaataaataaataaatcagcgaaaacgtcgccatcgtcggtcTGGATGGGGCGTCAAAGTGGGACAAACTTTTCGGCAAATTCAAGGACTTTAATATTTCTTCGTTTCATCTTCACCGGCTCGCTTGATGATAGCATGAGTTTCCTTCCCTGAGAAGCACATTTTTGGCTCACTTTCCGATCAGCGAGTGAAAGTTGTTCCGCGCCAAACGATCGGTTTAATTATTGGCGCTTGCTGTCACCGTTGGCGACGAAACCTGGCTCGCTATTTGTGATTTTCGCTACGACGGCGTCACCTTGCGAAAACAACACCGCATATCATCTTTACGgtcggtggcggtgggttCAAGTTTTGTAAGAACTCGTTACGAGTGCTTCCTGAAAACTGCTACACTTCATGAGAACACGCTCGCGCACCTGAAAGCTGGCGTTTGAAGTCGCGCCTGTAGCCGTTTCGTGTAAATTAAATCGTTTTCGGGTGTCATTTGACGAAGGCCGACAGCGATGGGCTGCCGTTTCGCATTTTTCCCACACAATACTCGCCACTTTAACCCACGACAACAGCCGGCCCGttatggtttgtttggttgatttttatcctttttttgtgtgtgattttgctCTTTTTGAAGCCCCTTATTCTTACCCAATTTCAGTACATCGAAATTTGACATGATAACATAAACGACATCTCGTGGTGGCATCTCGTTAGTTATTTTGGGTGTGTTACTTTTGCTTCACGATAAGCTTCAAATCCGGCGTGCAATCAGACTGCTCACAATCGCTGGTGAATTCATTTTTGAGCCCTTTTTCGTATCGTTATGCTCGCGTGCGTCGTTTGTGCCACACTCGTGACAAGCATATCATCGTCTGGAGATGTGTTTCAGAAGCAAAATTGCAGCAGGTTTCGACACTTCAAAGCAGCCATcgtttgacttttttttgtttgttttagggCCTCAGTTTTAGCCAAATTTAGTCAACGTTTCAATAATGTATTTCTTGATCCGGTCTTAACCGGTCTTCGAGCGGGCGTAGAACGTTGTTCAACAATATCCGTTCTCCAGCTCGTGGAAGTTAATCAACAAACGACGACAAACGGCGTTTGATCTTTGAGttttctttgcaaaaaaaaccgactgTAAAATGAGACAACTTCGGGGAGTTgtaagcagcgaaattgtaaTTGCATTTTTGCCACTTTAATCGCATGCGCTTTCACAGCTTTAAGAGCCATTCGTTTACGAGTCGTTTCAAATACAATTCCCGCAAAAACAATTACGCTACCGGTTGGATAACAACATTGTTTCTATACCCATCATCAAAGGTCAAAGAATTGGGTTTTCAGTGGAATAATTCACTTGTATTCATGGCACCTCATGGAGAGCAGAGATTTATCGCTATTCTAtgctaataaaaaatgttAGGGCGCAAAAACGcacttcgttttgctttcctccCATAAATGCTTgatgatcaaaaaaaaaaaaggatccattTTATAGCAGCACATTCCTTCCGTTGGGATCTGATTTATCAAAGCATAAGCAAAGTTTAATCACACTGTTGCTTTCCCCACTCAACCCCGTTTGTgtttgcacctttttttcgTCGTATTAGAAATACCCAAAAACTGAGCAAACATTTCTAAATCCTTTCCGCGTCAAATTTATTGTGACTCGTGCAACTCTACCCAATAGGATGTGGTGAGCGACTCGTTACAATCCACCACACGAAACGGACCTTTTGTAAGAGACCATTTTggtaagaaattaaaaaagtttATTCCTCCTCGACCAGTACGCGCCACAACACCGCAATTATGTTCGCTCAAATGTCCTTTTCGCGTCCGATTTGAGGATTTGTGGGCAGTAGATTCTATTTTGGAGCGGCTTCATACAGAGGCAAACTGTATCCTTTCCGAACCAAccgtgctttttgttttcgccttTCAGTGGTATTAGCAGCATTTGTGCTTTTACTGCGATTGTCCTAAAACGCAAATCTCATCTTCGCTGAAACGTCTTGAGTACACCCTTTTGccgttgtttgatttattattttctcccaTATTATGCCCGGCGTTCGCATTGACCTATTCCCCAAATAAATAGACAAACATCAGCGAAGctaaaagcaaacgcaaccgaaaacCCCAATTCGGCTCACTGTTTATCGTGCCCGATTTAATCTGCCCGATTGTTCCGAGTTTTGCCCGCACCGGGAAGTGCTCGAACCCGGCAGACAAGGATCAGCAACTTCCGGGGGGGTCGCGCAAAAGCATGCCATCGATGAATTGGGGGCACATTAAATTTCGGCACGTGGGCTTTTCGTGCGATCGGGGCACGTTTTGCTCTTATGACGCCTTATCGATTTCATCAGCTAGCGGGAAACGGAACGGCGCCGGAGAAGTAGGACAAGTTCAGCGAATCACACCAGTCGGTGCGTAAACACCAACTTCACGCGCTGGATGCGGCACCCGTTTtggcgggaaatggaaaattttcgcAGCCACAGTTCGCCGAAAACTCGTCAACCCGACAGCTCTTgtaacacgcacacatacgcgcgcgtgcgaagCGTGCACTTTTCACGATCAACAAAGATTCGTCAAGAGATCGGTAGGATTCTGGGACGCGCGCCTGGCGCATTCTAGGACACGCCTCTCGCTAATAAAAGCTCACCGAAAGCCTCGCAACTGAGCGCGGAAAGCAAGCCAAAAGGAAGCCATTTAAGGGGCCAAATTTCTTACGCACACGGTACTCGAGGGAGATTAAGcagaagggtggaaaaaaaaatacgcatgGCTTTCCGTGAATGAACGGCTCCGGTGGTACCAGTACTTGTGTGCTTGGGATTATTTCCGAGCATCTGTACATTAACGGAAGAGCGGTTTGTTTGATAGTACATTTCAGCTTATGCTGTTGGCATCAAAGCAACGTCAGTTCAGTTCGGTTTCGTTGTACTCCCTCATCACGCAAATAACAGTGTTATATAGCGCACGAATCGCATACATTATCATTATACCAGTAACCGAATCATTTCGGAAAAGAGACTCCTTTCTTAGTTGGTGTTTTGCGTTGGTTGCTTAGCTTAACACCAGTAGCATTCGTTAGCTGGCTGTTTCGCGATGGAAACAATGCCTGTGTTCGGAGAGTTTTTGGAAGCCGCGAAAATGCATAGCCGCTATTGTTGTACCCTGGCAATGTGGCTGCAGTAATGAGTTTTTATTCCTTAGAATAATAAGCCAACGTTCGTTCGAGGAACGCGAGCTCTGCTTGGCACAATTGGAAAACCCCCATTGCCCCCAGGTGCAATCGTTTTGCTGTCAAAGTGCATCGAGGGTGGGAATATTTTGTGGttggaaatgaacaaaaaaatgtatttcgAGAGCAACccaataaattatttcgcATCGTTGCAAGCGAGGACTACGACGCCCGGGAAAGTAGTTCGTTTAAAAAAAGGTTAAACATCAAGAGCATTTATCGCTGTTTCCTGGGAACACACATTTCGTTTAAATTACAATTGCAAATGGCAACGAAATGCGCGTTCTGACCAATAGTGAGCGGTTTTGTGTCGCTTGCCACAATTGCTGGACGCTTGGAGCTGAAAGCACCACATCAAGTGATGCGGTTGTAATTATTGTATTTAATCTGGAGCTATGAAATGTTTGCGCCCGGGATTGGTGGTAACTAGGCTTTAACACCTTGAGCACCGTGTCACCTAAAGagtgggtgacggcaaaaattcatcacaaatgTAAAATGTGACGAATTAGAGCAGGTGCAATCGTTGTCAGCACAtatgagcaagaaacgcttgaatcgtggaacttctttaaaaaaaacgcttggcaatCAAAGTGTTAAGGGAGTGAAAATGTATCCCTTGCAAGCCGCCAGTCAAAGTGCACGCGTTTCCGTTTGAATCTACGCCTCCTTCAACCGCCCGATTCAAACTCATCACGTTCAATTTGGACTGTAGGGTGTAAACTTCTCGCTATGATTGCTACCAAACCTCCGCGCGGAGTAAGTTTGATTGGATTTGCAGCATCACGTGATTCGCGTAATTGCTTCCCTTCGCATGTGCATCATACGAAACGGTCTCATCCCGCTCTAATCCTGGCAACCGGAACCCACGCTCTCGTTTTTTAGTCAAACGAGTAGCAAAATTATACCGCGCAACGACCACAGCTACTCCCGAAACCCTTTGCTCAGCGTTGCACCGCGCCAAACAAACTGCTGATGGAAGCTCAATTTTACtttcaaatttgaataaaaatctcCAACGTCCGGAGGTGGGCGATGTTTGGAGTATCTCGTAAACTCCGGaaacccaccaccgccaccaatcGCGTTacgaaaccggcaccggaaggGAATGCACTTCAAGGAATGCACCCGCGTACCCTGCATAATGCGCAAAATCCGTGGGAACATTGCGCGAACACTGGCCCACGTCACAGGAAGCATGCCGCAGATCTCGAAGCCGGTGCATCCGGTACAGCTAAAGCGCTGCATAATTGAATAGGTATCAGTAGTGGGGggggaggattttttgttgttgtcaaAATAGATAAGGACATTTCACCGTCCCAACATATGTGATTGGTTTCGGGAACAACCAAATCCGCGCATTGTGCGAGAATTCCGCGAGCCTGATTATCTCTAGCCTTTGCTGCGCCATCTCCGAGATCGTCGTGCCGTCATTCGATCTATAAGCAAAATATACTCCGCCAATGGAAAACCACTCGTAGCTGCAGTTTTTTCACCAATATTAAAATCCCCATCCCCAGCTATCCCGCGGGCTATCTGGCAGTTACTTGCAATTTCCGTGGCCATCATCCTGACGTTTCGCTCTCGTCTTTTTAATGGCATCTTCGCAATGGAACCAGCGGTGCAGCGGGTTTCGTTCGTACACGGAAGTCGGATTGCGATGAGCTTGGACGAACAAAAAGCACCATCAAGAGGATACCGAACGACCCGGGACACCGTCTCTGGATGCTTTTCTGCCAAATCCTGATTAAATTCTCGCCATCAGCCATTGCGTTTTCCCCGAGCAGCTTCCTTCATTGCGTTTGCCGTAAAACGCACAAGAGGGAAAGATATTTATCGGTGGTCCCTTGGAACCTTCCTGGAGCCGCGAAACCCATTCGGATGTTCTTCCCGGTTTGGAAAGGActcgcaataaaaaaaaaccccacgctTCGTATGTCCTAACAGGAAGAATGTATTTCGCCCACGGCCAACCTAACGGGCCTAAATGGTACGATCGTTGTGCGGATTGCGTTCGGTGTTTTGGGAAAGTTTCGGAGGCCCCGCGGGAAGGATAAATAAGGATAATTTTTGGGGGTTCGGGGAGTTCGACCAGGACGTGTCGAGTAATGGTTTTGTAGGCGCGCGTCTTTTCGCAACCCGTGTCACACGCTCCCAAGGGGCCAGCGAGTTACCCAACCCAAATGGGGTTTGGAAAGCGCGTTTCGATGCCTCACGTTTGATGCCAGACATCAGTGTCCTTACAGTTCCAGCTCACACTCGAGCTGGGCGGCATCAAAGGCCAAGCTGGGTGGCACCCGTGGGTCACATACGGTGCCCTCGATCGCCTTCCGTGCGTCAGCCATCAACACGCGGAAGTTGGTCTGCGTGTAGTCGAGCTTGTCGTACAGGAACACGGGCAGCTTGTTGCTCATCACCCACAACGCCTGTTGCGGTTCGTGGTCAAGCTTCAGGTCGTTCGGGAAGGTCAGCTTTTGGGCGTTCTTTTCGACCACCCCGAGGTTGTTGCGGTTGTACGGTTTACCGAGATCCCAGCAACCGACACCTGCCTGCTGGACGAGCGTGAAGAACTGCACGTTGTTCTTCGCGACACCTGACGTTGAAGACTGACCGAGTCGTCCCCGCGTACCAACGGGCTGGAACGTCTTCGCCGCCAgcgggaaaccttcccagatGGTTTCATTGCGCAACACCGAAGCTGGCACCTGGAACTCCATAAAGCTTGACATCGGGTGGAACAGCAACATGCGATCACCGGAACGGTGCAGCGGTGCCAGTGACATCCCGAACACACCATCCGACCACTGGAAGTTCAGCTCCTGATAGTTGTAGTCACTCGCGATCGGGTTCGGGTTGTACAGGTGGTTCGTCGTACGCCAGCTCTTGAACTTGCGCAGATCGAACACCGTTATGCCGTTACGCCAGACGTCTGCGACGTACGCGAACGCATCATCACACTGACCCTCGCGTACATCCACCACGAGGTTCGTGTGCAGTGAGTCCTCCTTCACCTGTTCGGCTGGCAGGACGTACGTGAACAGCAGCTCGTCGTTTTGTAGATCAAACGCCATGATCTTGGGCGGGCAGACTTGCTGGAGGTTCGTCAGCGTATCGGTGACACCAGCGTCCAACACCCACAGTCGATCGCACTCATCCACCTGGATGCGGTACACCGACATCATCTTCGAGCAGTCTGGATTTCGGGGTGACGTGTGATAGCTCCAGTCTGGGTACGGCATCAACGGTTGACTGCGATCCTGCGCCGGTAGTGGCAGATAGGACAGCGTAGCTGGTACACCTGGATTCCAACGAGGTGTCGTCACGAAAAGACGATCCCGGAAGCGATCGACACCGAGCGGTAGGTTGTTCTCGGGAATGAACTCACTAggatggggagaaaaataaggaaaaactCCGAACTTAGAACACATGCGAGGACTCATCGCAGGACACAGACACCTTACCGTGTACGGATCGCGTTGTTACGCAGCTGCAGCGATGGGTACATGAAGTCGATCATCTTCCAGTGGTACACCGTATCGAAGACGGGCTTGCCAACGTCCTCAAGGAACTCGTTCGCCGATCGCTTTCCTTCCAGCCCAACCAGCGGACCCACGTACGGTGTCGCCAGTCGCTCCTGTTCACGTTCGCGTTCTCGTTCGCGTTCTCGCGGTGTTCCACCGTTCGCGGGTGATGTTCGCGTAAACGACCCATGTGGTGTGCCCTTCTTGAAGGGTGAATAGCTCCCAACCGGACCGGTGACGACGGctagcatcagcagcaacccTGCCAGCGACACCAACACGCTTCGGGATGCCATCCTtgcgcgcggttttttttttcttttttgctgaaAATGGGATTTTGAAACCCGTTGAAAAGTAACACCTTTCATCAGTTGAATCGATTTTGTTCGGCCATGCTGTCCGTTCTGTCCTCGGGTGGcacaaaaccccaccacccacatgTGAGGGTGACATTGACCGAAAcgtgccgtggaaaagcgaagcacAGGTGTGCCCTAACTAACCGGAAAGGCTTTAGATAAATGGTTGAAAATGTGCTACGGGGTCGGCTTTCACCGACCTGACTCGCTAATAGGATTTTGAACACCGGCCACCAAAGCTACCACCGACCAACCCCTGGCCACCCATTTTTCGCAACAACATCTGTCACTTCCAATCCACCCTGAAACATATTATAATTGTGCCTGTCTGTGGATTCGATGAAAGCGAATTATGATCTTCACATTCGCTCCCATTCCGTCCCGGACGGTCAGAACGGTTCGGAATCTAGTGTTTTGCTATTCTGCAAACCGTCCATCCTCCCGGGGACAGTGATTGATTCTGTTTcaggcggcggtggtggtggttcagCAGATTTATTAAACTGCTCTATCATCCGGCATTCGGTTTGAGGGCTCGACCTTTTACGACCTGCGGGGTTGAAtgtgaacaaaaacgaaaaacccccaTCTGGTGCGCTACGGATCCTGatattccaaaaaaaaaaaatcgaggaCAATGTATCAAATTTCACAATCACCCGAGCGCCCGCCGGGTCCGGACCACCGATTGAACGGATTAAGAGCATCCCTTTAGAGTTATTTTCAAACGTTTACCGTaatgttaattaatttaagcAAACCCTCTCCGTACCGAACGCGGATACTCGGCGGGCCCTTC encodes:
- the LOC128724537 gene encoding protein yellow-like; translation: MASRSVLVSLAGLLLMLAVVTGPVGSYSPFKKGTPHGSFTRTSPANGGTPREREREREREQERLATPYVGPLVGLEGKRSANEFLEDVGKPVFDTVYHWKMIDFMYPSLQLRNNAIRTREFIPENNLPLGVDRFRDRLFVTTPRWNPGVPATLSYLPLPAQDRSQPLMPYPDWSYHTSPRNPDCSKMMSVYRIQVDECDRLWVLDAGVTDTLTNLQQVCPPKIMAFDLQNDELLFTYVLPAEQVKEDSLHTNLVVDVREGQCDDAFAYVADVWRNGITVFDLRKFKSWRTTNHLYNPNPIASDYNYQELNFQWSDGVFGMSLAPLHRSGDRMLLFHPMSSFMEFQVPASVLRNETIWEGFPLAAKTFQPVGTRGRLGQSSTSGVAKNNVQFFTLVQQAGVGCWDLGKPYNRNNLGVVEKNAQKLTFPNDLKLDHEPQQALWVMSNKLPVFLYDKLDYTQTNFRVLMADARKAIEGTVCDPRVPPSLAFDAAQLECELEL